The Pseudomonas sp. LFM046 region CTCCGCTGTCTCGCGAGACTCTGGAATCCTGGCGGCAGAATCTGAAATCCCTTGCGCTCCGATTCCGAGAAAGCCTCAGCGAATGCTGATGTGATCGACGGGCTAGGGCGTAGTGGCGGCGCGCTGTTACAATGGCCGCCTTTCGTGGAGATCTGAACCTATGCCTACGTCCTTTCTTGAAATAGTCGAGCTGCCTGACGGGCGCATCATCCTGCGCCGGGCTGAGGACGAGGAGGTGTTGGTGACGCTGGATTTCTCCTCCGACGCCAAGGCCTTCCTTCAAGGACATCACTTGGAAGTGGCCAAAGCCATGCTGAATGTTGGCGTTCAGATGGCCGGTCGTCTGGCCGAAGGCGAGATGGACCACAACGAAGGTCCACGCGTCCTGCATTGATGTCTGGAACCGAATCTTCCGCTGATTCGGTTACCGTCTGATGTCACAGGGCCCAGGTCGTTGACCTGTGCCTGTTCTCTTCAGCCCAGCAGAATGTTCAAGCTCTGAGCGCCGCCTAGGCGTGCCGCTTCGGCCAGCTGGCGCTTGGCTTTCTGCCCCAATTGAATCCAGCTGACCACGGTGTGGCTGCGGCCCAGGCGCAGGGCTTCGCAAGCCAGATCGAGGGCGCTTTGCTCTCCTCGGGGCTGCAGGAGCAGGATGCGCTCTCGGTTGAGTCCGGATTCGCGCAGCCAGTCCCGGGTCAGGCTGGCAGGAGCGCCGACCAGTGTCAGCCAGCGTGCATCCTGTTCTTCGCTCAGTTCCCGCAGCACCGATGCCAGAAGGTGTCGGCAGTGTCCGCTGGCACCGCGTAGCGAGAGCTCGCTGAATGCTTCCGGCTCTTCCGGGGTGGGTTCTTCCACGATGTCGGTCAACATCGGCACGACAGGGTTGGCCAGGATGGCGTCGTGGAACAGCGGCAGCTGGGACCGACCGAGAGACTGCGGGAACTGCATAAGGCCTCCTTTAGCGGCGGATTACGCCGACACTCAAACCTTCGATCACCAGATCCTGTTCATCCA contains the following coding sequences:
- the sulA gene encoding SOS-induced cell division inhibitor SulA; the encoded protein is MQFPQSLGRSQLPLFHDAILANPVVPMLTDIVEEPTPEEPEAFSELSLRGASGHCRHLLASVLRELSEEQDARWLTLVGAPASLTRDWLRESGLNRERILLLQPRGEQSALDLACEALRLGRSHTVVSWIQLGQKAKRQLAEAARLGGAQSLNILLG